The genomic window CGACAGCGTCACATAGGGAATCGTGTAGGTGCTCACCGGGCCACCCCCAGCCCGAACGAACGGGGCAGCGGACGTGGAACGACGTCGTCGAGAGAGGTCACGACGCGATCGACGAACCCGTAGTCGAGGGCCTCGCCCGCGGTGAACCAGCGGTCCCGTACCGAGTCCCGCGTGATCTGCTCGACGGTCCGCCCGGTGTCCTCGGCGATGCAGGCGAGAACGGTGTCCCGGGTGTGCCGGATCTGGTCCGCCTGGATCGCGACGTCCGGCGCCGAACCACTGACGCCGCCGGACCCCTGGTGCAGCAGTACTTTCGCGTGGGGAAGCGCCACCCGTTTACCTGGGGTGCCGGCGGACAGCAGGAACTGGCCTGCGCTGTACGCCATGCCGAGGTTGACGGTCGCGACGTCGTTGGGCACGGCACGCATGCAGTCGCGGATCGCCAGCATCCCGGGTACGGAACCGCCCGGCGAGTTGATCACCAGGGCGATGTCCGAGTCCGGGTCCTCGGTGGCCAGGACGAGCAGGGCCGTGCAGATGCGGTTGGTGTTGGCCTGCTCGAGGGCATCGCCCAGCAGGATCATGCGCTGCGCGAACAGGCGCTGGTTGAGGTCACGGTCCAGGACCGCGGTGGGGTCGATCGTGTTCTCGGACATGACCTCACCCTGTGCCGCCCGGCGTCTCCGGACAACGGCGCGCTGCTGTGAGCAGATCCGCCGACAGCGAAACGGTCCGGGTCCGGTTCAGGTGGAACCGGGTGCCCCGTGCACGTCCCGCCACGCCCGGCCGTCGAGGAGGGTGGCGGCGACGAGCACCATCCATCCGCTCATCGACAGCAGTTCGACGCGCTGCGCGAACCCGAGCCACGCGTGGCCGCCGGAGGTGTCGTCGACGCCGACCAGCATCCACAGGGTGCCGATCAGGAACAGCACGACGACGGCCAGGCCGCACCACCACATCGCCCGCGGTGCGCGGTGGACGACGATCGCGACGATGAACGCGACCGCCGACACCACCGCGGCCGTCACCGACACGGTGCTCGTCAGCGCGTGCCACTGATGCGTGAGCGGAACCTGCGTCGCCTCACATGCTGCCGTCGAACACCGCAGCGGTAGACGGGAATCGGCGATCGTGCCGGCGCCGAACACGCCGAGCGAGAGCCAGCCGACGGTGGTGAGCAGCCGCCGTGGCGTGAACGCCAGTCCCAGCCCGGCCGCCGCGACCAGCACGATGCCGGTGAGCAGGTCGCCGGTGCGGTAGACGATCCCGTACTGCTGGTCGGTCGCGGCGAGCTGGCTCGCGAACCCCTCGAACGGGTTCGCGTGCGGGGTCAGCACGAACGCCAGCAGCCACGACGAGTACAGCAGTGCGCCCGCGATCAGCAGGGCGGCGACGGTGTACCGGCGTACCGGCATGTCAGTTGCGCGGTTTCGCGAACGGGAACGCCAGCGATTCGCGGATGCTGCCGCCGGTGACGAGCATGACGACACGGTCCACGCCCATACCGAGACCACCGGTGGGTGGCATGGCGTGCTCGAGGGCCTGCAGGAAGTCCTCGTCGAGTTCCATCGCCTCGGCGTCGCCGCCGGCCGCGAGCAGCGACTGCTCGGTGAGCCGCCGACGCTGGTCGATCGGATCGGTCAGTTCGCTGTACGCGGTGCCCAGTTCCATGCCCCACGCCACCAGATCCCACTTCGCGGCCACCCCGGGGATGGTGGGGTGCGGCCGGGTCAGCGGCGACATCGACGTCGGAAAGTTGGTGTAGAACGTCGGGAACTCGGTCTGCCCTTCCACGAGATGCTCGTACAGCTCCTGTGCGACCGCGCCGGCATCCCAGTTCTTCTGGTACTCGATCCCGTTGTCGTCGCACAGTTTCCGTAGTTCGCCGAGCGGTGTTTCGGGGGTCACCTCCACGTCGAGGGCCTCGGCGACCGCGCCGTGCATCGTCTTGACGGGCCACTCGCCGGAGATGTCGACGGCCACGAGTTCGCCGGCCGGACCTGGCCGCATGATCGTCGCGGTGCCGTGCGCGGCGATCGCCGCGTTCTGGATCAGCTCCCGACACAGCACCATCATCTGCCCGTAGTCACTGTGCGCCTCGTACGCCTCGAGGATCGTGAACTCGGGGTTGTGCTTGAAGTCGACACCCTCGTTGCGGAACACCCGTCCGATCTCGAACACCTTCTCCATGCCGGCCACGCACAGCCGTTTGAGGAACAACTCCGGGGCGATCCGCAGGTACAGGTCCAGGTCGTAGGTGTTGATGTGGGTGACGAACGGGGCCGCGTTCGCACCACCGTGGACGCGCTGCAGGATCGGCGTCTCCACCTCGAGGTAGTCGCGGCCGGACAGGGTGTCGCGCAACGACTTCACGATCGCGGTGCGGGCCGCGAGGAGGCGCCGGGCCTCCGGGTCGATCGCGAGATCGACGTACCGCTGCCGCACCTTCGTCTCGGCGTCGGTGAGGCCCTTCCACTTGTCGGGCAGCGGGTGCAGGCACTTGCCGGTCATCCGCCATTCGGCCGCCAGCAGCGACAACTCGCCCTTTCGGCTGCGGCCCACCGTGCCGGTGACCTCGATCAGGTCGCCGAGGTCGAAGTCGGCGGCGAACTCGTCGAGCCGGTCCCCGACGGCGGCGCGGTCGATGAGGATCTGGATGTCGCCCGACCAGTCCCGCAGCACCGCGAACGCGACACCGCCGTACGTGCGGATCCGCAGCAGCCGTCCGGCCACCCGGACCTGTGCGCCCTCCGACGCCGACGCCGCGGCCACCGTGTGCGTCGGCGGTACCGCCACCGGATAGGCGTCGACGCCCGCGTCGGTGAGCCGGGCCAGCTTGTCCATCCGTACCCGTACCTGCTCGGGCCGCCGCGGACCACCGGACTCGACCGCCGCGGACGGAGCCGAACCGGCGGTGGGGGAGACGCCGCGGGGGGCGCTGCCGTCGTCGTGCAGGAGTCCGGTGCCGGCCACCGCGTCGGGGACGGCGGTGTGCCGTCCGGTGTGGGTGGGGGCGTTCGCGGGACGCCGGAACGACGGCAGTGTCAGGAAGCCCTCGGCGACGGCCGACGCGATACCGACGCGGGGCAGATGCCGGTTGTCGTCGAAGCACAGGTAGCGCGGCGCCCACTCCGGCTGATACTTCACGTTGGACCGGTACAGCGCCTCGAGCTGCCACCAGCGGGAGAAGAACAGCAGCAGGCCCCGCCACATCCGCAGCACCGGTCCGGCACCGATACGGGCACCCTCCTCGAACGTGGACCGGAACACCGCGAAGTTCAACGAGATCCGGACGACACCGACCTCGTCGGCGCGCATCGCCAGCTCGGCGACCATCAGTTCGACGATGCCGTTGGGGGCGTGCGGGTTGCGGCGCATCAGGTCGAGGGACACGCCGTTCCGGCCCCACGGCACGAACGACAGCATGCCCAGCACGTCGCCGTCCGGCCCGACCGCTTCGACGAGCAGACAGTCGCCGTCGAGTCCGTCGCCGAGCCGGCCGAGGGCCATCGAGAATCCGCGTTCGGTCTCGGTGTCGCGCCAGCTGTCGGCGCGGGTGATCGCGTCGGCCATCTCCTGGTCGGTGAGGTCGCGGTGCCGTCGCATCCGGACCGTCACCCCCTGCTTGCGGACCCGGTTGACGGCCTGCCGGACCTGCCGCATCTCGCGGCCGCCGAGCGTGAAGTCGTGGGTGTCGAGGATCGCCTCGTCACCGAGTTGCAGCACCGACAGTCCGGCCCGGGCGTAGGCGGTGGCACCGGTTTCGCTCGCCCCCATCACGGCGGGCGCCCACCCGTACTTCGAGCACAGCGCCAGCCAGGCGTCGATCGCGTGCGGCCACGCCTCCGGGTTGCCGATCGGGTCACCGCTGGCCAGGCACACCCCGACCTCGACGCGGTACGTCACGGCGGCCTTGCCGCTCGGCGCGAACACGACCGCCTTGTCGCGGCGGGTCGCGAAGTAGCCGAGGGAGTCGCCGGCCCCGAAGTCGTCGAGCAGGCCGCGCAGAGCGGACTCGTCGCTGCCCGTCAACGCGTTCGACGCCCGCTGCGACCGGAACAGGGTGATCACCGAGGCCAGCAGTGCGAGGGCACCGAACAGGCCCAGGAGCGTGTTGACGAACGCGTGCGGATGCCCGTCGAACTGTTCGTTCTCGATGACGACGAGGGCCGTGACCCGGTTGAGGGCCCAGAAGAAACGCTGCCCGGACGGCAACGATCCCGGGAACAGCTCCACCAGGCCCCAACCGAGCAGCGTGCCGACCGCCAGGCCTGCGACGAGCACCCCGAGCGCCTTCCACCCGGCACCGCGCCGTACCCGGGTGTAGAACTCGCCGCGGGACGCCACCAGAATTCCCACCACCACGATGTGGACGACGAAAGCAACTGCGGCACTGGCATTTCTGTCCACGATCGCCTCGACCGCATTGTCGACCGCGAAGAGGACCAGGTACAGGGTCAGCAGCCACCACGCGATCCGTTTCCGGCTCGCGAGCGCCGCCGCAACCAGCGCGAGCACCAACGCCCACGACAGGCTCGTATCCGGTGCGTCGAAATAGTAGTGCGCGACATAGATGCGTGGAGTGTGGACGAGATACCGCAGCGTCGGAGACAGGCTCCACAACAACACCAGCACCGAGAACACACCGAGAATCAGTCCCGCAATGTGCGGAACCTCCGACAGTCGCCCGCGTTTCGCCCGTGCCGGTACCTCGTGGGGACTGGGCTCGCCGACCGCTCCCGCCGATCTCCCGGTACTCGTGACCATCGCCGTCCCTTCCCCGCATCCTGTGTCACCCCAGTGTGCGGCGTCCGGGCCGGATTCGGATGGAGGAAGATGACGTCATGTCTGAATTCGTGGACGAAGTCCCCATCCGTGACGAGTCGATCCGACTGGGTCAGTTCCTCAAGCTCGCCAACCTCATCGAATCCGGTGCCGAGGCGAAAGAAGTCATCGCCGACGGACTGGTGACCGTCAACGGCGAAACGGACACCCGCCGAGGACGCCAACTACGGGCCGGCGACATCGTCGAAATCGGCGGCGCGAAGGCCCGGGTGGTACAGGAATAGGCGGCTTCGTCGCCCGCGCGCCTTTTCGGTGGCAACTACCACCGAAAAGGCGCACAAGCGCGAAACGTCTAACGCACCACGACGCCGTCGTCGTCGCTGTAGACGGTTTCGCCGGGGTTGAACGTGACACCACCGAAGGAGACGGGCACGTTCTTCTCCCCGGACCCGGTCTGCGTGCTCTTGCGGGGGTTGGTGCCGAGCGCCTTGATACCGATGTCGAGGGTGCGCAGGATCGCGGAGTCGCGGACGGCACCGTTGACGATGACGCCGGCCCAGCCGTTGGAGACACCGCGGCCGGCGATGATGTCGCCGACGAGGGCGGTGTGCACGCTCGCGTCGCCGTCGACGACGAGGACGCCACCGTTGCCGGGCTCGCTGAGGGTCTGCTTGACCAGCAGATTGTCCTGGAAGCACTTGACGGTGGTGATCGGGCCGGAGAATGCGGGCCGGGCGCCGAACTGGATGAACTGGGTGTCGCAGCTGCGGATGTCCGGGCCGATCTCGTCGGCCAGATCGGCGGTCGCCACGGGGTCGCTCATGATTGCCTCCTGTCGTCGGTTAGCCCGACCACGATAGTTGACCGACGGGTAACTTAGGCGCGCCCGTGGCGGCGTTCGTAGTCGTCGCGGACCCGGTCGGCCCGACGCTGCGCCTTCTCCGCGACCAGATCCGGATCGAGACCGTGACTGTGCAGTCGATGCCGGCGATACACCTGCATCAAGGCCACTGCGAAGTACACCAACGGCAGGAACAGCAGTGCCATCATCGCCAACGGCACCCACACCGGACCGGGAATCAGCAGGAACAACAGCAACAACGGGACGACCGGGACCGTGAACCGGATCAGATACCGCACCGACGCGCCCGGCCCCACCAGGTCCCGGCGGACCCAGTCCTGCAGCGAGTCCGGCAACGTCCGGCCGAACTGGTAGCCGACGTACTGCCCGAAGGTGGGTTTGGGGAGTTCCGACATGCCGTTCAGCGTAGGCGCTCCGCACCGGTGCGCCTTTCCGGTAGCTGTCGTTACCGGAAAGGCGCACGGTGGCGCAACCGTCTAGCGCGTCGGCACGGCCGGTGTCTCGGGGGTGTCGAATTTCTGGCCGGATGCGAGTCCGCCGGTGGCGGGGGTGCGGCCGTGTTTCATGGCGAGGGTGACGGCGATGGCGACGACGATTGCTGCGGCGCAGATGAAGTACGAGTAGTGGTAGCCCTGCATCGACGGAATCGGTTGTCCGGTGGTCGGGTTGATCATGAGTACGTAGTTGCCGATGATGACGCCGAGGAAGGCGCTCGAGAGTGCTCCGGCGACCTGTTCGGACGTGAACTTCATCGATCCCGTGACGGCCTGGGTGTCGGCGGGGACCGCTTCGATGAGCAGGTTCTGGCTCGACGCGTAGAAGAAGCCGTTCGCGACACCCATGAAGAAGCCCAGGAGGATCGTGGCTCCGGTCGTGTCGACGAGTCCGAATGCGACGAGCAGTGATCCGATGAATGCGCCGCTCATGCCGATGAGCATCGCCAGTCGCGGTGAGTGCTGTCGTGCGACCCATCCGGCGAGCAGGCCGCAGGCGGCGGCCGCGAGTCCCTGGGGCAGTCCGAACTGCACGGCGTATCCCAGTGCGGACAGTCCCAGCCCGGATTGGTCGTTGCCGGGGATCGACGGTGCCCGCAGCATCTGGGGCAGGAGGGCGCCGTTCGCTCCGTTGAGGACGCCGTAAGCGGCGGCGATCGCGAGGGTCATCCACACTCCCGGCCGGGCGAGCAGCGACATGGAGATCAGTGGTTGGGCGATGCGTCGTTCGGCGAGGACGAAGATCACGATCAGTGCGATGCCGGTGACGAAGGAGACGGTCCGGAGATCCTCGTTGTTCGCGCCGAGGATGAGGGCGCTGGCACCGAGGCCGAGTAGGAGCGCACCGAGGTAGTCGACGCGGTGGGCGATGCGGACGGTCGTTTCGGGGACGAGGAGGGCGATCGCGATGATGACGGCGGCCGAGTAGGCGAACAGGAACCAGAAGGCGCTGCGGAATCCGAACGTGTCGATGAGCCATCCGCCGAGGATGGGGCCGATGAGTGCGGACGCGCCGATGCCGACACCGATACCGCCGACGCCGAGCGGCACCCAGCGTGACGGGATGAGGTCCCGGATCAGTCCGTAGCACACCACCGAAGACGCGAGACCGCACGCCTGCAGGCCGCGGCCGACGAGGAACAGCGGATACGAGGCGACGGTGGCACACAACACCGTGCCGA from Prescottella sp. R16 includes these protein-coding regions:
- a CDS encoding ClpP family protease: MSENTIDPTAVLDRDLNQRLFAQRMILLGDALEQANTNRICTALLVLATEDPDSDIALVINSPGGSVPGMLAIRDCMRAVPNDVATVNLGMAYSAGQFLLSAGTPGKRVALPHAKVLLHQGSGGVSGSAPDVAIQADQIRHTRDTVLACIAEDTGRTVEQITRDSVRDRWFTAGEALDYGFVDRVVTSLDDVVPRPLPRSFGLGVAR
- a CDS encoding DUF998 domain-containing protein — translated: MPVRRYTVAALLIAGALLYSSWLLAFVLTPHANPFEGFASQLAATDQQYGIVYRTGDLLTGIVLVAAAGLGLAFTPRRLLTTVGWLSLGVFGAGTIADSRLPLRCSTAACEATQVPLTHQWHALTSTVSVTAAVVSAVAFIVAIVVHRAPRAMWWCGLAVVVLFLIGTLWMLVGVDDTSGGHAWLGFAQRVELLSMSGWMVLVAATLLDGRAWRDVHGAPGST
- the lysX gene encoding bifunctional lysylphosphatidylglycerol synthetase/lysine--tRNA ligase LysX; the encoded protein is MVTSTGRSAGAVGEPSPHEVPARAKRGRLSEVPHIAGLILGVFSVLVLLWSLSPTLRYLVHTPRIYVAHYYFDAPDTSLSWALVLALVAAALASRKRIAWWLLTLYLVLFAVDNAVEAIVDRNASAAVAFVVHIVVVGILVASRGEFYTRVRRGAGWKALGVLVAGLAVGTLLGWGLVELFPGSLPSGQRFFWALNRVTALVVIENEQFDGHPHAFVNTLLGLFGALALLASVITLFRSQRASNALTGSDESALRGLLDDFGAGDSLGYFATRRDKAVVFAPSGKAAVTYRVEVGVCLASGDPIGNPEAWPHAIDAWLALCSKYGWAPAVMGASETGATAYARAGLSVLQLGDEAILDTHDFTLGGREMRQVRQAVNRVRKQGVTVRMRRHRDLTDQEMADAITRADSWRDTETERGFSMALGRLGDGLDGDCLLVEAVGPDGDVLGMLSFVPWGRNGVSLDLMRRNPHAPNGIVELMVAELAMRADEVGVVRISLNFAVFRSTFEEGARIGAGPVLRMWRGLLLFFSRWWQLEALYRSNVKYQPEWAPRYLCFDDNRHLPRVGIASAVAEGFLTLPSFRRPANAPTHTGRHTAVPDAVAGTGLLHDDGSAPRGVSPTAGSAPSAAVESGGPRRPEQVRVRMDKLARLTDAGVDAYPVAVPPTHTVAAASASEGAQVRVAGRLLRIRTYGGVAFAVLRDWSGDIQILIDRAAVGDRLDEFAADFDLGDLIEVTGTVGRSRKGELSLLAAEWRMTGKCLHPLPDKWKGLTDAETKVRQRYVDLAIDPEARRLLAARTAIVKSLRDTLSGRDYLEVETPILQRVHGGANAAPFVTHINTYDLDLYLRIAPELFLKRLCVAGMEKVFEIGRVFRNEGVDFKHNPEFTILEAYEAHSDYGQMMVLCRELIQNAAIAAHGTATIMRPGPAGELVAVDISGEWPVKTMHGAVAEALDVEVTPETPLGELRKLCDDNGIEYQKNWDAGAVAQELYEHLVEGQTEFPTFYTNFPTSMSPLTRPHPTIPGVAAKWDLVAWGMELGTAYSELTDPIDQRRRLTEQSLLAAGGDAEAMELDEDFLQALEHAMPPTGGLGMGVDRVVMLVTGGSIRESLAFPFAKPRN
- a CDS encoding RNA-binding S4 domain-containing protein, whose product is MSEFVDEVPIRDESIRLGQFLKLANLIESGAEAKEVIADGLVTVNGETDTRRGRQLRAGDIVEIGGAKARVVQE
- the rraA gene encoding ribonuclease E activity regulator RraA, which codes for MSDPVATADLADEIGPDIRSCDTQFIQFGARPAFSGPITTVKCFQDNLLVKQTLSEPGNGGVLVVDGDASVHTALVGDIIAGRGVSNGWAGVIVNGAVRDSAILRTLDIGIKALGTNPRKSTQTGSGEKNVPVSFGGVTFNPGETVYSDDDGVVVR
- a CDS encoding DUF5313 family protein, which produces MSELPKPTFGQYVGYQFGRTLPDSLQDWVRRDLVGPGASVRYLIRFTVPVVPLLLLFLLIPGPVWVPLAMMALLFLPLVYFAVALMQVYRRHRLHSHGLDPDLVAEKAQRRADRVRDDYERRHGRA
- a CDS encoding MFS transporter; the encoded protein is MAGFIPSTPGQKSSDTENRSKKQSILIIVLVALMTEIVAFEFTLVSPGLTDMAVDFQTTRITLVMTIPLLVGGVVVPIVGKLADVYGKKKVLLSAGATFLVGTVLCATVASYPLFLVGRGLQACGLASSVVCYGLIRDLIPSRWVPLGVGGIGVGIGASALIGPILGGWLIDTFGFRSAFWFLFAYSAAVIIAIALLVPETTVRIAHRVDYLGALLLGLGASALILGANNEDLRTVSFVTGIALIVIFVLAERRIAQPLISMSLLARPGVWMTLAIAAAYGVLNGANGALLPQMLRAPSIPGNDQSGLGLSALGYAVQFGLPQGLAAAACGLLAGWVARQHSPRLAMLIGMSGAFIGSLLVAFGLVDTTGATILLGFFMGVANGFFYASSQNLLIEAVPADTQAVTGSMKFTSEQVAGALSSAFLGVIIGNYVLMINPTTGQPIPSMQGYHYSYFICAAAIVVAIAVTLAMKHGRTPATGGLASGQKFDTPETPAVPTR